In Gammaproteobacteria bacterium, a single genomic region encodes these proteins:
- a CDS encoding M48 family metallopeptidase, with protein sequence MTPYRPSRIAALIVLLACMFRAGAVDLPNMGDSTENYLSTAEEQTLGKLFMRNVRQALRVVNDPEIESYIQSLGYRLVASSGTQGRQFTYFVVNDPAINAFAGPGGYIGINTGLILVTQTEAELAAVVGHETAHVSQRHIARAFEQSARMSAPMTAAIIAAIILGSQTSQGGEIGEAALAATIAGSAQQQINFTRANEWEADRIGMQFLAGAGFDPHAMPDFFERLQKSGYDNLQYSFLLTHPVTSDRIADSRNRAEQLSRARGSEANGNYPLIRAKARVLQDNNPQKSAEYFEKSLAVAPESEKEALAYGYALSLLALGRNREALAQLQPLVSRQPERIAFQILLAQIQLASGQTARALATYERNLGLYPHNLPLTMRYVDALLQAERAEKALATINDYFRQRPPEAELYALQARAASVLGRTAEAHLALAEYHYQRGETRTAIEQLRIARRGVPEQDEHLKVRIDARMDELETLWKAERKISGEEERKPLGVRR encoded by the coding sequence GTGACCCCGTACCGCCCCAGCCGCATCGCCGCCCTCATCGTCCTGCTCGCCTGCATGTTCCGGGCCGGGGCCGTCGATCTGCCGAACATGGGCGATTCCACCGAGAACTACCTGTCGACCGCCGAGGAGCAGACGCTCGGCAAGCTGTTCATGCGCAACGTGCGGCAGGCGCTGCGGGTGGTGAACGACCCGGAGATCGAATCCTACATCCAGTCGCTCGGCTACCGCCTGGTGGCCAGCAGCGGCACGCAGGGCCGCCAGTTCACCTACTTCGTGGTGAACGACCCGGCGATCAACGCCTTCGCCGGCCCGGGCGGCTATATCGGCATCAATACCGGTCTGATCCTGGTCACGCAGACCGAGGCGGAGCTCGCCGCGGTCGTCGGACACGAGACCGCGCATGTCTCGCAGCGCCACATCGCGCGCGCCTTCGAGCAGTCCGCGCGCATGAGCGCGCCGATGACGGCGGCGATCATCGCCGCCATCATACTCGGCAGCCAGACCAGCCAGGGCGGCGAGATCGGCGAGGCGGCGCTCGCGGCCACCATTGCGGGCAGCGCGCAGCAGCAGATCAACTTCACCCGCGCCAACGAGTGGGAGGCCGACCGCATCGGCATGCAGTTCCTCGCCGGCGCAGGCTTCGACCCGCACGCGATGCCGGATTTCTTCGAGCGCCTGCAGAAATCGGGCTACGACAACCTGCAGTACAGCTTCCTGCTCACCCACCCGGTCACCTCCGACCGCATCGCCGATTCGCGCAACCGCGCCGAACAGCTGTCGCGCGCCCGCGGTTCCGAGGCGAACGGCAACTACCCGCTGATCCGCGCCAAGGCGCGCGTGCTGCAGGACAACAACCCGCAGAAGAGCGCCGAGTACTTCGAGAAATCCCTGGCCGTTGCGCCGGAGTCGGAGAAGGAAGCGCTCGCCTACGGTTACGCCCTCTCGCTGCTCGCGCTCGGCCGCAACCGGGAGGCGCTCGCCCAGCTCCAGCCGCTCGTCAGCAGGCAGCCGGAGCGCATCGCCTTCCAGATCCTGCTGGCGCAGATCCAGCTCGCCAGCGGGCAGACCGCCAGGGCGCTCGCCACCTACGAGCGCAACCTCGGCCTCTACCCCCACAACCTGCCGCTGACCATGCGCTACGTCGACGCCCTGCTGCAGGCCGAGCGGGCGGAGAAGGCGCTCGCGACGATCAACGATTATTTCCGCCAGCGCCCGCCCGAAGCGGAGCTCTATGCCCTGCAGGCCAGGGCCGCGAGCGTGCTCGGACGCACCGCCGAGGCGCACCTGGCGCTGGCGGAATACCATTACCAGCGCGGCGAGACGCGCACCGCCATCGAGCAGTTGCGCATCGCCCGGCGCGGCGTTCCCGAGCAGGACGAGCACCTCAAGGTGCGCATCGACGCGCGCATGGACGAGCTGGAAACACTGTGGAAGGCGGAGCGGAAGATCAGCGGGGAGGAGGAGAGAAAACCGTTAGGCGTTAGGCGTTAG